A region of Candidatus Methylomirabilota bacterium DNA encodes the following proteins:
- a CDS encoding PAS domain-containing protein has translation MDLDAATIIANAPDPVFVSDLHGKILQVNDAVSQLLGFRPDEVLEQSLSRFISPQETREFTAALREVVERGVTRNARLNPRSASGEVISTTLNASALRDSDGKVIGAIGILRDMRELDKARAYAESLIKNAPDPVFVSDLEGKILQANDAVSQLLGFRPDEVLEQSLSRFISPEETREFTAALREVVERGVTRNARLNPRSASGEVIPTTLNASALRNPDGKVIGAIGILRDMRELDKARAYAESLIKNAPDPVFVSDLEGKILQANDAVSQLLGFREDEVLEQSLSRFISPEETREFTAALREVVERGVTRNARLNPRSASGEVIPTTLNASALRDPDAKVIGAIGILRDMRAYEQVVRDLEKSKTELQEKILDLEKFEEVVVGRELKMIALEKELEGLRKELERLKVERQQI, from the coding sequence ATGGACCTTGACGCCGCGACGATCATCGCCAATGCCCCGGATCCCGTGTTCGTCTCCGACCTCCACGGCAAAATCTTGCAGGTCAACGACGCCGTCTCCCAGCTCCTGGGCTTCCGCCCGGACGAGGTGCTCGAGCAGTCCCTCTCGCGCTTCATCAGCCCTCAGGAGACCCGGGAGTTCACCGCCGCGCTGCGCGAGGTCGTCGAGCGCGGCGTCACCCGCAACGCCCGCCTCAACCCTCGCAGCGCCAGCGGGGAGGTCATCTCCACCACCCTCAACGCCTCCGCCCTCCGCGACTCCGACGGCAAGGTCATCGGCGCCATCGGCATCCTGCGCGACATGCGCGAGCTCGACAAGGCCCGCGCCTACGCCGAGAGCCTCATCAAGAACGCCCCCGACCCCGTCTTCGTCTCCGACCTCGAGGGCAAGATCCTCCAGGCCAACGACGCCGTCTCCCAGCTCCTCGGCTTCCGCCCGGACGAGGTGCTGGAGCAGTCGCTTTCGCGCTTCATCAGCCCCGAGGAGACCCGCGAGTTCACCGCCGCCCTGCGCGAGGTCGTCGAGCGCGGCGTCACCCGGAACGCCCGTCTCAACCCCCGCAGCGCCAGCGGCGAGGTCATCCCCACCACCCTCAACGCCTCCGCCCTCCGCAACCCCGACGGCAAGGTCATCGGCGCCATCGGCATCCTGCGCGACATGCGCGAGCTCGACAAGGCCCGCGCCTACGCCGAGAGCCTCATCAAGAACGCCCCGGACCCCGTGTTCGTCTCCGACCTCGAGGGCAAGATCCTGCAGGCCAACGACGCCGTCTCCCAGCTCCTGGGCTTCCGCGAGGACGAGGTGCTCGAGCAGTCCCTCTCGCGCTTCATCAGCCCCGAGGAGACCCGGGAGTTCACCGCCGCCCTGCGCGAGGTCGTCGAGCGCGGCGTCACCCGCAACGCCCGCCTCAACCCCCGCAGCGCCAGCGGCGAGGTCATCCCCACCACCCTCAACGCCTCCGCCCTCCGCGACCCCGACGCCAAGGTCATCGGCGCCATCGGCATCCTCCGCGACATGCGCGCCTACGAGCAGGTGGTTCGCGACCTCGAGAAGTCCAAGACCGAGCTGCAGGAGAAGATCCTGGACCTCGAGAAGTTCGAGGAGGTGGTTGTCGGCCGCGAGCTCAAGATGATCGCCCTCGAAAAGGAGCTGGAAGGCCTGCGGAAAGAGCTGGAGAGGCTGAAGGTGGAGCGGCAGCAGATCTGA
- a CDS encoding ATP-binding protein, with protein sequence MGRSGDRRPEAAAPDDRLESQAGLHEHVKMLELRLRKRDEQRRAMLHIMGDLNEVNKRLGNQRKATLHILGDYEKDRSRLARQTERLDNSRRALLHILQDSHRSNLRLEDSRKAMIHIMGDLQDTTAEIQRGEQELRDKQEQLVQAAKLATLGELTTGVAHELNNPLNNIGLFVGNATDLIELGVLDGERIVRELRNAMRQVGKATEIISHLRTFGRVASVSRQPVSITQVIERALSLMQEQLRLRDIEVALDLGPAPAVVIGNAIQLEQVFINLLTNARDAMADSPHKLVRVSARVGEGLVDLTFSDTGPGIPEGLEQRIFDPFFTTKEVGRGTGLGLSITYGIIKDHGGTIAVANRPGEGATFLIELPRAPDDRPAPPAV encoded by the coding sequence ATGGGGCGGAGCGGCGATCGCCGGCCGGAAGCAGCGGCGCCGGACGACCGGCTCGAGTCCCAGGCCGGTCTCCACGAACATGTCAAGATGCTGGAGCTGCGCCTGCGCAAACGCGACGAGCAGCGCCGCGCCATGCTTCACATCATGGGCGACCTCAACGAGGTCAACAAGCGCCTCGGCAACCAGCGCAAGGCGACGCTCCACATCCTGGGGGACTACGAGAAGGACCGCAGCCGGCTGGCCCGCCAGACCGAACGGCTCGACAACTCGCGGCGCGCCCTGCTGCACATCCTCCAGGACTCGCACCGGTCCAACCTGCGCCTGGAGGATAGCCGCAAGGCCATGATCCACATCATGGGCGACCTGCAGGACACGACCGCCGAGATCCAGCGTGGCGAGCAGGAGCTGCGCGACAAGCAGGAGCAGCTCGTCCAGGCCGCCAAGCTGGCCACGCTCGGCGAGCTCACGACCGGGGTCGCCCATGAGCTCAACAACCCCCTCAACAACATCGGGCTGTTCGTAGGCAACGCGACCGATCTCATCGAGCTCGGCGTATTGGACGGCGAGCGCATCGTGCGTGAGCTGCGGAACGCGATGCGGCAGGTCGGCAAGGCCACCGAAATCATCTCGCACCTTCGCACGTTCGGACGGGTGGCGTCGGTGAGCCGCCAGCCGGTCTCCATCACTCAGGTGATCGAGCGGGCCCTGTCGCTCATGCAGGAGCAGCTCCGGCTTCGTGACATCGAGGTCGCGCTGGACCTGGGGCCGGCGCCGGCGGTGGTGATCGGGAACGCCATTCAGCTGGAGCAGGTCTTCATCAACCTGCTCACGAACGCGCGCGACGCGATGGCCGACTCGCCGCACAAGCTGGTCCGCGTCTCGGCCCGCGTCGGGGAAGGCCTGGTCGATCTGACCTTCTCCGATACGGGGCCGGGCATCCCGGAGGGCCTCGAGCAGCGCATCTTCGACCCGTTCTTCACCACCAAGGAAGTGGGGCGAGGCACCGGCCTGGGCCTGTCCATCACGTACGGGATCATCAAAGACCACGGCGGCACCATCGCCGTCGCCAACCGACCGGGAGAGGGGGCCACGTTTCTCATCGAGCTCCCCCGAGCCCCCGACGATCGGCCGGCGCCGCCAGCGGTATGA